The following coding sequences lie in one Pseudomonas sp. SL4(2022) genomic window:
- a CDS encoding DUF7668 domain-containing protein, whose amino-acid sequence MTDLNGISDVSVVKDEEHELPVPLIWRPVFRRIVSAFTKQDYQVDLGVLGVLPITSETANQIEEYIQDYGETLIELPEDTWETSVCIWMGTRWDVLIDLWTEGEGRSDMILSAKVSESSSGFVFEVYMVYVP is encoded by the coding sequence ATGACCGACCTGAACGGAATTAGCGATGTCTCTGTAGTCAAAGATGAAGAGCATGAGTTGCCAGTCCCTTTGATTTGGAGACCTGTGTTTCGTAGGATCGTTAGCGCTTTCACCAAGCAAGATTATCAGGTTGATCTTGGAGTTCTAGGTGTTTTGCCTATCACGTCAGAGACAGCCAATCAGATAGAAGAATATATCCAAGACTATGGCGAGACACTTATCGAGTTACCGGAAGACACATGGGAGACTTCTGTGTGCATTTGGATGGGCACACGATGGGATGTACTCATAGACCTATGGACTGAAGGAGAGGGGCGCAGCGACATGATTCTGAGTGCCAAGGTGTCAGAATCAAGTTCTGGTTTCGTTTTTGAGGTCTATATGGTTTATGTTCCATAA
- a CDS encoding MAPEG family protein, whose translation MAAHIALTSFLYVLLTIARAPKVWGIGKKADGSNPWVVVEPRISANLSNQFEWPVFFYAACILLIQNQSALAAAVWLAWIFILGRVVHSCVQILTTNVRLRGLVFTINFLATLGLWVVVISTLEPSATA comes from the coding sequence ATGGCAGCTCATATAGCTCTCACCTCTTTCCTTTACGTGCTATTAACTATCGCACGCGCACCTAAGGTGTGGGGCATAGGCAAAAAAGCAGATGGAAGCAATCCTTGGGTAGTAGTAGAACCTCGAATTAGCGCAAATCTTTCAAACCAGTTCGAGTGGCCCGTATTTTTCTATGCTGCGTGCATTCTACTAATTCAAAACCAATCAGCTTTAGCTGCTGCAGTCTGGCTAGCGTGGATATTCATTTTGGGGCGTGTGGTTCATAGCTGCGTACAAATACTCACCACAAACGTACGGTTGCGCGGCTTAGTTTTCACAATCAACTTTCTAGCCACTCTTGGATTATGGGTTGTTGTAATTTCCACTTTAGAACCGAGTGCAACAGCCTAA
- a CDS encoding SMI1/KNR4 family protein, whose translation MEIRIPPEYLEFIALHGAIESFTEGKPGYVELWLPEDIARNSEDIQIKELAPGYLAFAGNGGGEILAFNSQGEVFMLPLIGMEARYAQKIANTWNELAGCIELPT comes from the coding sequence ATGGAAATTCGCATTCCGCCCGAGTATCTAGAATTTATTGCCCTGCACGGTGCCATAGAGTCCTTTACAGAAGGCAAACCTGGCTACGTTGAGCTCTGGCTTCCAGAGGATATTGCTAGAAATAGCGAGGACATACAGATTAAAGAGCTTGCCCCCGGCTATCTTGCTTTTGCAGGTAACGGAGGCGGAGAAATACTGGCTTTCAACTCACAGGGAGAGGTATTCATGCTGCCGCTCATAGGCATGGAAGCTCGTTACGCACAAAAAATTGCAAATACCTGGAATGAGCTTGCAGGCTGCATCGAGCTACCCACCTAA
- a CDS encoding pentapeptide repeat-containing protein has protein sequence MTKKLSEFKAVSLPEASFNDVNLQLAKFNDVNLSGSTFTDVSLTGAKLNNVDLSNVTITDANLNGMAINGILVTELLRVYGA, from the coding sequence GTGACTAAAAAATTATCGGAATTTAAGGCAGTCTCATTACCTGAGGCGAGCTTCAACGACGTAAACCTGCAACTCGCTAAATTCAATGACGTCAACCTTTCTGGCTCAACGTTCACCGACGTTTCGTTAACCGGGGCCAAACTCAATAATGTCGATTTAAGCAACGTTACAATCACAGACGCAAATTTAAATGGCATGGCAATTAACGGTATTCTCGTCACTGAGTTACTTCGCGTCTATGGCGCCTAA